A region of Candidatus Wallbacteria bacterium DNA encodes the following proteins:
- a CDS encoding FMN-binding protein encodes MIVIRITLILTLFCVASAGTLCYVNNLTAPVISARLAAAEDDSRRELLLSGSIDLIDIPDGKYSVHRESGGSVSYTVADHVIKGDIDTSVPDKYQVPEAEGAELLRRVNDERKLPAGDPKENVNYLLTLIKSALQKNLTFDRFVVVRIPVTDKADKNKTWFIRNFYLLNTANVLETLDEKLPVHFIYSKDRRVEFLDYQGRNFEGLSQEVLFTDCRTDKKNLQSPDTSTFFVGKLGARALGVVTSCNPKGYGGRIGFLAAFSINGTVLGLKILSHSETPGLGSRINEINPLICHKISGKYNNLAMDYQKPWFQEQFKGLSLPDLFLNRDNPDGKVDAITAATISSRAVTDDLRLKMNEFMEMKDFFFAGQGVSK; translated from the coding sequence ATGATTGTGATCAGAATCACATTGATCCTGACACTGTTCTGCGTTGCCTCGGCCGGAACCCTCTGCTATGTGAACAATCTTACAGCTCCGGTGATTTCTGCCAGACTGGCTGCTGCAGAAGACGACTCGCGGCGCGAACTGCTGCTCTCAGGCAGTATCGATCTGATCGACATTCCTGACGGAAAATACTCTGTTCACAGGGAAAGCGGCGGATCAGTCAGCTATACAGTCGCTGATCACGTGATCAAAGGGGACATCGACACCAGCGTTCCTGACAAATACCAGGTTCCGGAAGCTGAAGGCGCTGAATTGCTGCGCCGGGTGAACGACGAGCGCAAACTCCCGGCCGGGGACCCCAAAGAAAATGTAAATTACCTGCTGACCCTGATCAAGTCCGCTCTCCAGAAAAATCTGACTTTTGACAGGTTCGTGGTGGTCAGGATTCCGGTGACCGACAAGGCAGATAAAAATAAAACCTGGTTCATCAGAAATTTTTACCTGCTGAATACTGCCAATGTGCTGGAAACCCTGGACGAGAAACTTCCTGTCCACTTCATTTATTCCAAAGACAGGAGAGTTGAATTCCTGGATTATCAGGGAAGGAACTTTGAAGGTCTGTCGCAGGAAGTGCTGTTTACTGATTGCAGGACTGACAAGAAAAACCTGCAAAGCCCTGACACCAGCACCTTCTTTGTGGGAAAACTCGGGGCTCGCGCACTGGGTGTGGTAACCAGCTGCAACCCGAAAGGTTATGGGGGCAGGATCGGTTTTCTGGCAGCCTTCAGCATCAACGGCACAGTACTTGGCCTTAAGATACTCTCACACAGCGAAACTCCAGGTCTTGGTTCCAGGATCAATGAAATCAATCCGCTGATCTGCCATAAAATCTCCGGGAAATACAATAACCTGGCCATGGATTATCAGAAGCCCTGGTTTCAGGAGCAGTTTAAAGGTCTCTCCCTCCCGGATTTATTTTTGAACAGAGACAACCCTGACGGCAAAGTAGACGCGATCACTGCTGCCACAATCTCCTCCAGGGCTGTCACAGACGACCTGAGGCTGAAAATGAACGAATTCATGGAAATGAAGGATTTCTTCTTCGCCGGACAGGGGGTGTCCAAATGA
- a CDS encoding RnfABCDGE type electron transport complex subunit D, whose translation MPKLTISSAPHIRAEHSIQSIMLDVLFALLPAALAGIYFFGLKSLLLIATCVITCVAVEWLYQNACGFRITVSDLSAAVTGLLLALVLPPQTPWWAAGTGSIVAILVTKQFFGGLGHNIFNPALIGRAFLMASWPAYMTTWAQPAGLYSHDWLSLTDAVTGATPLALAKTGQYTSQIDLFLGSVGGCVGETSALALLLGACYLLLRGHIGWQTPASYLGTVALLSWVLGENGFFTGHPMFHLLAGGLILGAFFMATDPVTTPLTGKGKIIFGLGAGILTVVIRKYGGYPEGVCYSILLMNAVTPLIDRFTAKRRLEAGK comes from the coding sequence ATGCCGAAACTTACGATTTCCAGCGCACCTCACATCAGAGCCGAACACTCTATCCAGAGCATCATGCTGGATGTGCTGTTCGCCCTGCTGCCGGCAGCGCTCGCCGGGATCTACTTTTTCGGCCTGAAATCGCTGCTCCTGATCGCGACCTGTGTCATTACCTGTGTCGCAGTAGAGTGGCTGTACCAGAATGCCTGCGGCTTCAGGATTACAGTTTCCGACCTTTCCGCTGCGGTTACCGGCCTGCTGCTGGCCCTGGTGCTTCCCCCGCAGACCCCCTGGTGGGCTGCCGGGACGGGAAGCATAGTCGCAATTTTGGTAACCAAGCAGTTTTTCGGCGGCCTGGGTCACAACATCTTCAATCCCGCCCTGATCGGCAGAGCCTTTCTGATGGCCTCCTGGCCGGCATATATGACTACCTGGGCTCAACCGGCCGGATTGTATTCGCATGACTGGCTCAGCCTTACAGATGCGGTGACCGGCGCCACGCCTCTTGCCCTTGCCAAAACCGGACAGTACACGTCCCAGATCGATCTTTTCCTGGGCAGCGTGGGCGGCTGTGTTGGAGAAACCTCTGCCCTGGCCCTGCTGCTCGGGGCATGCTATCTTCTGCTCCGAGGGCACATCGGCTGGCAGACGCCGGCCTCCTATCTCGGGACAGTTGCTCTGCTGTCCTGGGTGCTAGGGGAAAACGGTTTTTTTACCGGCCATCCCATGTTCCATCTGCTGGCCGGAGGGCTGATCCTGGGAGCTTTTTTCATGGCTACAGATCCGGTCACCACGCCTCTTACTGGAAAGGGCAAAATTATTTTCGGGCTGGGTGCAGGCATCCTCACAGTTGTGATCAGAAAATACGGCGGATATCCTGAAGGTGTCTGCTATTCCATCCTGCTCATGAATGCGGTCACTCCCCTGATTGACAGATTCACTGCGAAGAGGCGACTGGAGGCTGGGAAATGA
- a CDS encoding DUF1957 domain-containing protein, producing MAITGAKGYLAMVLHAHLPFVRHPEHPRFMEEDWLFEAITETYIPLIDAYERMIQDGVDFRITMSCTPPLMCMLSDELLQYRYIEHLTRLIELAEKEVIRTKFEPVFNELAEMYLRRFKLCYQIFVEHYDRNLLNAFKKFQDLGKLEVITCTGTHGFFPLLLNQKAKDALLSVAVQTYEKHMGRKPRGIWLAECGFQPGDEELLKKHGIRYFFVDTHGILYGTPRPKYGVFAPVYTPCGVAAFGRDVESSKSVWSAEEGYPGDYNYREFYRDIGWDLELDYVKPYIHGNIRTNTGIKYYKITGRTALKEPYNEKKAMEMAGSHAANFMFNRDKQVEYLHDYMGHKPIIISPYDAELFGHWWYEGPNFIEFLLRKIHQASQAMKTITPSEYLDENPQNQVVTPCHSSWGYKGYSEVWLNGSNHWIYPHLHEAADRMIELANRFKQESGLRKRALNQAARELMLAQSSDWAFIMKTNTTVPYAVKRTEEHVENFNRLYGMIIRNEIDLKYLEDLSYRNNIFPDIDFRIYCD from the coding sequence ATGGCAATCACTGGCGCAAAAGGATATCTGGCGATGGTTCTGCATGCTCACCTGCCCTTTGTGCGGCATCCCGAGCATCCGCGATTTATGGAAGAAGACTGGCTTTTCGAGGCCATCACAGAAACTTACATCCCGCTTATCGATGCCTATGAAAGAATGATCCAGGACGGCGTGGATTTCCGCATCACCATGTCCTGCACGCCACCATTGATGTGCATGCTCAGCGACGAACTGCTGCAGTACCGCTACATTGAGCACCTGACGAGGCTGATCGAACTGGCGGAGAAGGAAGTGATCCGCACCAAGTTTGAACCAGTCTTCAACGAGCTGGCTGAAATGTATCTGCGCAGGTTCAAGCTCTGCTACCAGATTTTTGTGGAACATTACGACAGGAATCTCCTGAATGCTTTCAAAAAATTCCAGGACTTAGGGAAGCTGGAAGTGATCACCTGCACAGGTACGCACGGATTCTTCCCCTTGCTGCTCAATCAGAAAGCCAAGGATGCCTTGCTCTCAGTCGCTGTGCAGACTTATGAGAAGCATATGGGAAGGAAACCCCGAGGGATCTGGCTTGCTGAATGCGGCTTTCAGCCCGGCGACGAGGAACTCCTTAAGAAGCACGGTATCCGCTATTTCTTCGTGGACACGCACGGCATACTTTATGGAACACCTCGCCCGAAATACGGCGTATTCGCCCCTGTCTACACCCCGTGCGGAGTGGCCGCCTTCGGCCGGGACGTGGAATCCTCGAAATCAGTCTGGTCCGCCGAAGAAGGCTATCCGGGCGATTACAATTACCGTGAATTCTACCGTGACATCGGCTGGGACCTGGAACTGGATTATGTGAAACCATACATACACGGCAATATCCGCACCAACACAGGAATCAAATATTACAAGATCACCGGACGCACTGCGCTGAAAGAGCCTTACAATGAGAAGAAGGCAATGGAGATGGCAGGAAGCCACGCCGCCAACTTCATGTTCAACCGCGACAAGCAGGTCGAGTACCTGCACGATTACATGGGGCACAAACCGATCATCATCTCCCCATACGATGCAGAGCTGTTCGGGCACTGGTGGTACGAAGGCCCGAATTTCATCGAATTCCTGCTGCGCAAAATCCATCAAGCCAGTCAAGCCATGAAAACGATCACTCCTTCGGAATACCTTGACGAGAATCCGCAGAATCAGGTGGTCACTCCCTGCCATTCAAGCTGGGGCTACAAAGGCTACAGCGAGGTCTGGCTCAACGGCAGCAACCACTGGATCTACCCGCACCTGCATGAAGCGGCGGACCGGATGATTGAGCTTGCCAACAGATTCAAGCAGGAGTCAGGGCTGCGCAAGAGGGCTCTGAATCAGGCTGCCCGCGAACTGATGCTTGCACAGAGCAGCGACTGGGCCTTTATCATGAAAACCAATACGACGGTACCATATGCTGTAAAACGCACTGAAGAGCATGTGGAAAACTTCAACCGCCTGTATGGGATGATCATCAGGAATGAGATTGACCTCAAGTACCTGGAAGATCTGTCATACAGGAACAACATTTTCCCTGATATTGACTTCAGAATTTATTGCGATTAA
- the rsxC gene encoding electron transport complex subunit RsxC: MPSFPGGIHPDDCKGQTRDRKIEKIPLPDKLIIPLSQHIGNPAKCKVKVGETVLKGQVIGDADGFVSLPVHASSSGEVTAVENSPHPQGKRSPAIVIKTDGRDQAVKEFGLQRNWEQLSVHELIQFVKEAGIAGLGGAAFPAHVKLSPPPEKKIDLLLINGAECEPFLTADHRLMLEQSEEILQGIRILLTILGLENCLIGIEENKRECYEALVSGIRIKGLSGIKPVLLPVKYPQGSESQLIYSLTGREVPSGGLPLDIGIVVQNVGTAAALFHGVARNIPLISRVVTVTGAAVRKPGNYLVPLGTQISRLLEFCEADLGRTGKVICGGPLMGISQPTLDAPVIKGTCGILLQGSNFSADTEWGNCIRCGRCIRSCPTLLLPVTIAALSRKDRFTECREYGLLDCKECGCCSFVCPAKIPLTHYIKLAKYHLLKEQHQQNKSGA; the protein is encoded by the coding sequence ATGCCTTCCTTTCCCGGAGGGATTCACCCGGACGACTGCAAAGGTCAGACCAGAGATAGAAAGATCGAAAAGATCCCGCTTCCGGACAAGCTGATCATTCCGCTTTCCCAGCATATTGGAAACCCGGCCAAGTGCAAAGTGAAGGTCGGGGAAACCGTCTTAAAGGGGCAGGTCATAGGCGATGCTGACGGCTTCGTGTCCCTGCCTGTGCATGCCTCTTCTTCAGGCGAAGTGACTGCTGTAGAAAATTCCCCGCACCCGCAGGGAAAACGTTCTCCAGCAATCGTGATCAAGACCGACGGCAGGGATCAGGCGGTAAAAGAATTTGGCCTGCAGCGGAATTGGGAGCAACTCTCGGTTCATGAGCTGATCCAATTCGTGAAGGAAGCTGGAATCGCCGGTCTGGGCGGAGCCGCCTTTCCTGCCCATGTCAAACTTTCCCCGCCTCCTGAAAAAAAGATAGATCTGCTTTTGATAAACGGCGCAGAATGCGAGCCCTTCCTGACAGCAGATCATCGCCTGATGCTGGAGCAGTCCGAGGAAATCCTGCAGGGAATCAGAATCCTGCTGACAATCCTGGGGCTGGAAAACTGCCTGATCGGGATTGAAGAGAACAAGCGCGAGTGCTATGAAGCTCTGGTATCCGGCATCAGGATCAAAGGACTTTCAGGGATCAAACCGGTTCTTTTACCTGTGAAATATCCCCAGGGTTCTGAATCGCAGCTCATCTACAGCCTGACCGGGCGCGAAGTGCCTTCCGGAGGGCTGCCCCTGGACATCGGGATAGTCGTCCAGAACGTGGGAACAGCAGCCGCTCTTTTCCATGGCGTGGCCAGGAACATTCCTCTTATTTCCAGGGTAGTTACAGTCACAGGAGCGGCAGTCAGAAAACCTGGAAATTACCTTGTCCCGCTTGGAACCCAGATCTCCAGGCTGCTGGAATTCTGCGAAGCTGACTTAGGCAGAACCGGCAAGGTGATTTGCGGAGGGCCTCTGATGGGCATTTCGCAGCCCACACTGGACGCGCCGGTCATCAAGGGCACCTGCGGAATTCTACTGCAAGGCAGCAATTTCAGTGCAGACACGGAATGGGGTAATTGCATCCGCTGCGGCAGGTGCATCAGATCCTGCCCGACGCTGCTCCTGCCTGTGACCATTGCAGCCCTCTCCCGTAAAGACCGGTTTACCGAATGCCGGGAATACGGCCTGCTGGACTGCAAGGAATGCGGCTGCTGCAGCTTCGTCTGCCCTGCGAAAATCCCTCTCACGCATTACATCAAGCTGGCTAAATACCATCTGCTGAAAGAACAGCACCAACAAAATAAATCCGGAGCATAG
- a CDS encoding DUF4912 domain-containing protein, whose product MEFKDDFKPMGSSGQPKDEKASQQLYPGERLPKDYGKTKMVLMVVDPLWLHTYWLVTPQKIAELVKLVGEAIFNASRFVIRVYDVTDVDFNGENAHSYFDMGVSLQARNWYFNCGNPDRNYLADLGLITPEGKFVLIARSNTIRAPRNTISEQVDDRWISIEQDYAKMYQLSGGEQIGRSSFDIKEIIARRFQEELSSGSVSSFSSGSVTGLQKPPSEKSDFWLKVETELIVYGATEPDADLSVKGMPIKLRPDGTFTLRFALPDGEQVIPVEATSASKKHHRVITPVVNKVTR is encoded by the coding sequence ATGGAATTCAAAGATGACTTCAAACCAATGGGAAGTTCTGGACAACCCAAGGATGAAAAAGCTTCACAACAGCTTTATCCGGGCGAGAGACTGCCTAAGGATTATGGAAAGACTAAAATGGTGCTGATGGTGGTGGATCCGCTCTGGCTTCATACCTATTGGCTTGTCACACCTCAGAAGATCGCCGAACTGGTGAAACTTGTCGGCGAAGCGATTTTCAACGCCTCACGCTTTGTGATCAGGGTCTATGATGTGACTGATGTGGACTTCAACGGCGAGAATGCCCACAGTTATTTCGACATGGGTGTTTCACTGCAGGCCCGCAACTGGTATTTCAACTGCGGCAATCCTGACCGTAACTACCTCGCAGACCTCGGCCTGATCACTCCTGAAGGCAAGTTCGTGCTGATCGCCCGCAGTAACACCATCCGCGCTCCCCGCAACACGATCTCCGAACAGGTGGACGACCGCTGGATATCCATAGAGCAGGACTACGCCAAAATGTACCAGCTCTCAGGCGGCGAACAGATCGGCAGAAGCTCTTTCGACATCAAAGAGATCATTGCCAGGCGGTTTCAGGAGGAATTGTCCTCAGGCTCAGTCTCGAGCTTTTCGAGCGGTTCAGTGACCGGTCTGCAGAAACCCCCTTCCGAGAAAAGCGACTTCTGGCTAAAGGTGGAGACAGAGCTGATTGTTTACGGTGCCACTGAACCCGATGCAGACCTCAGCGTCAAAGGAATGCCGATCAAACTGAGGCCGGACGGTACTTTCACACTCAGATTCGCTCTGCCTGACGGAGAGCAGGTGATACCAGTGGAAGCGACCTCAGCCAGCAAGAAGCATCACCGCGTGATCACCCCTGTGGTGAACAAGGTGACAAGATAA
- a CDS encoding AAA family ATPase — translation MLLKFSVENWMSFRDRSTLSMIATSERQHGERVPKLNKYRTRILPIAALYGGNASGKSSFYKALEFSKNFVLYGSGLDMPIWIRPYLLDNENLAKPVRFTFEILTDDTVYVYEFAVSREAVQEEKLLLVTGSGEKVLFHRQLDSLMPNKELEKNDHLNYAFKGTRKNQLFLTNSVLQKVENYKPVFNWFKNLTLASPDSIFQPFDHVSDRTNPLYTDFNLLLNRLDTGINHVGTEEIKIESIPFPEGLRSKILESVPIGKSTTVCIEPLGDRLLVKNDGTNVTVSKLVAYHRNQSGSDVKFDLVDESDGSRRLIDLLPGFLDICRHNSKGVFIIDELDRSLHSLVTRDLIEQYLGFCTPDSRAQLLFTTHDLQLMDQTLMRRDEMWVTERSADGSSKLFSFSEFKDVRYDKDIRKSYLQGRLGGVPRIDISDNNAG, via the coding sequence ATGCTACTCAAATTTTCAGTAGAAAATTGGATGTCTTTCAGAGACCGTAGTACGCTGTCAATGATTGCCACCAGCGAACGCCAGCACGGCGAAAGAGTACCTAAACTTAACAAATACAGAACAAGGATACTACCTATTGCAGCTCTTTATGGCGGCAACGCTTCCGGAAAAAGCAGTTTTTATAAAGCCCTGGAATTTTCTAAAAACTTTGTCCTTTATGGCAGTGGATTAGATATGCCAATTTGGATACGTCCTTATCTACTCGATAATGAGAATTTGGCCAAACCGGTTCGATTCACCTTTGAAATTCTGACTGATGATACTGTCTATGTATATGAATTTGCAGTGTCGCGAGAAGCGGTCCAGGAAGAGAAGCTGTTACTTGTCACAGGGTCTGGTGAGAAAGTGCTTTTTCACAGACAGCTTGACTCTCTAATGCCCAATAAAGAATTAGAAAAAAATGACCACCTGAACTATGCATTTAAAGGGACCAGAAAAAATCAGCTTTTCCTTACCAATTCGGTATTACAGAAAGTCGAGAATTATAAACCAGTTTTTAATTGGTTTAAGAATTTAACTTTGGCTTCACCAGATTCAATATTTCAGCCTTTCGACCATGTATCCGATAGAACGAATCCCCTTTATACAGATTTTAATTTATTGTTAAATAGATTGGATACAGGTATTAATCATGTGGGTACCGAAGAAATTAAAATTGAAAGTATTCCCTTTCCAGAGGGATTAAGATCAAAAATATTGGAGAGTGTTCCAATCGGTAAATCGACCACTGTATGCATTGAACCCCTTGGAGATCGCCTTCTGGTAAAAAATGATGGAACAAATGTCACTGTAAGTAAACTCGTGGCCTATCACCGTAACCAGAGTGGAAGTGATGTCAAATTTGATTTGGTTGATGAGTCTGATGGTTCGAGGAGATTAATAGACCTACTTCCAGGCTTTCTGGACATCTGTAGGCATAATAGCAAAGGGGTTTTTATAATCGATGAGCTTGACCGAAGCTTACATTCGCTTGTAACAAGAGATTTGATCGAGCAGTATTTAGGATTTTGCACTCCAGATAGTAGAGCACAACTCCTTTTTACTACTCACGATCTTCAGCTGATGGATCAGACTTTGATGCGCAGAGACGAAATGTGGGTTACAGAAAGAAGTGCTGATGGGTCATCAAAATTGTTTTCTTTCAGTGAATTCAAAGACGTAAGATATGACAAAGACATTCGTAAAAGCTATCTCCAGGGACGGCTTGGTGGAGTACCAAGAATTGATATCAGCGATAACAATGCAGGATAG
- the rsxA gene encoding electron transport complex subunit RsxA, with the protein MHELGYILIATILVNNFVLSRILGICPFLGCSKKLETAVGMGSAVTFVMGLAAAITWLIQRYMLIPLKLEYLQTLSFILTIAALVQFVELFLQKYVPALYQALGIYLPLISTNCAVLGVSILNIQKNYNFVQGVVSGVGAALGFTLALVLMAGIRERLELSDVPESLQGIPIALIVAMLMATAFLGFSGMIPE; encoded by the coding sequence ATGCATGAACTCGGCTACATCCTGATCGCCACGATCCTGGTCAACAACTTTGTGCTGTCACGGATCCTGGGGATCTGCCCGTTCCTGGGCTGCAGCAAGAAGCTCGAAACAGCGGTAGGCATGGGCAGCGCCGTGACCTTTGTAATGGGCCTGGCTGCTGCCATCACCTGGCTGATCCAGCGTTACATGCTGATTCCGCTCAAGCTTGAATACCTGCAGACATTGAGCTTCATCCTCACCATCGCAGCCCTGGTCCAGTTTGTGGAACTGTTCCTGCAGAAATACGTCCCTGCCCTGTATCAGGCACTGGGAATCTATCTGCCGCTGATCAGCACGAACTGCGCAGTGCTCGGAGTTTCCATCCTCAACATCCAGAAAAATTATAATTTCGTTCAAGGAGTCGTCTCAGGAGTCGGCGCAGCGCTCGGTTTCACCCTGGCCTTGGTGCTGATGGCAGGGATCAGGGAGCGGCTGGAACTGTCGGACGTCCCTGAATCGCTGCAGGGCATCCCGATCGCCCTGATCGTGGCCATGCTGATGGCAACGGCTTTTCTGGGCTTTTCCGGCATGATT
- a CDS encoding RloB family protein — translation MKQKGRFQRKLGERRYKKLFVIASEGEKTEPMYFNRFNRGELIVKIKCLKNEHNSAPPRVLNRLKEYLKIESLRKTDEAWLVIDKDRWTDEQLKPLVAWAKTKVNYGFALSNPNFEYWQLLHFEDGAGVSSVRDCRERLSKYIPDCGKASPAKIFTEENIINAISRAKAKDNPPCIDWPHTYGSTVYRLVEKIFNN, via the coding sequence ATGAAACAAAAGGGTAGATTTCAGAGAAAACTTGGAGAAAGAAGGTATAAGAAATTATTTGTGATTGCTTCAGAAGGCGAAAAGACTGAGCCGATGTATTTCAACCGTTTCAATCGGGGGGAACTGATTGTAAAGATCAAGTGTCTTAAAAATGAGCATAATAGTGCACCTCCGCGAGTTCTTAATAGGCTCAAGGAGTATTTAAAAATTGAATCTCTGCGTAAAACTGATGAGGCCTGGCTTGTGATTGACAAAGACCGATGGACTGACGAACAATTAAAGCCGCTTGTTGCATGGGCCAAAACTAAAGTAAACTACGGTTTTGCACTAAGTAATCCAAACTTTGAGTATTGGCAACTGCTTCACTTTGAAGATGGAGCAGGTGTTTCATCAGTTCGTGATTGTAGAGAACGATTGAGTAAGTATATTCCTGACTGTGGTAAAGCTTCACCAGCAAAGATATTCACGGAAGAAAATATAATAAATGCTATATCTAGAGCCAAAGCAAAAGATAATCCACCTTGCATTGACTGGCCGCATACCTATGGGAGTACTGTTTACAGATTGGTTGAAAAGATTTTCAATAATTAA
- a CDS encoding response regulator — translation MNLQTAGDFDGLKKNGEKFRFLIVDDSPFILRQMERFLEEIHCEVAGTASNGAEAIKAYLKVKPDVVTMDVTMPEMDGMEALAELLKLDPKARVIMVSAHGNENVVRESITRGATHFILKPLTLSKIRETLVPILEKIA, via the coding sequence GTGAATCTTCAGACCGCAGGTGATTTTGACGGATTGAAAAAGAACGGCGAGAAATTCCGCTTTCTGATAGTGGATGATTCCCCTTTTATACTCAGGCAAATGGAGCGCTTCCTGGAAGAGATCCATTGTGAAGTGGCGGGTACTGCGTCCAACGGAGCTGAAGCCATCAAGGCCTATCTCAAGGTCAAGCCTGATGTTGTGACCATGGATGTCACAATGCCTGAAATGGATGGAATGGAAGCGCTGGCAGAACTGCTCAAGCTTGACCCCAAAGCTAGAGTGATCATGGTTTCAGCCCACGGAAATGAAAACGTTGTGCGCGAATCCATCACCCGTGGTGCCACCCATTTTATTCTCAAGCCCCTGACTCTATCCAAAATCAGGGAAACACTGGTCCCGATCCTCGAAAAAATCGCCTGA
- a CDS encoding electron transport complex subunit E, producing MSNPLSRGIFEDNPTFRLVLGMCPTLAVTTSAVNALGMGAATTFVLIGSNLIISLLRGVIPDKVRIPIFIVVISTFVTVVDLIMAAYTPDLHKALGIFIPLIVVNCIIIARAEVFAYKYGPGPSLLDALGMGIGFTLALLLLGSVREILGNGTIFGILLFGPRFEPALMMILPPGGFLTMALSLWLFNRISRKSEGSV from the coding sequence ATGAGCAATCCACTTTCCAGGGGTATCTTCGAAGACAACCCGACTTTCAGGCTGGTGCTTGGAATGTGCCCGACTCTGGCAGTGACGACCTCTGCTGTCAACGCCCTTGGCATGGGAGCAGCCACCACCTTCGTGCTGATCGGATCGAATCTGATTATTTCTCTGCTCAGGGGCGTGATTCCAGATAAGGTCAGGATTCCGATTTTCATCGTAGTCATCTCAACTTTCGTGACAGTGGTTGATCTGATCATGGCCGCCTATACTCCGGATCTGCATAAAGCTCTGGGAATCTTCATCCCTCTGATAGTAGTCAACTGCATCATCATTGCCCGCGCCGAGGTCTTTGCTTATAAATACGGCCCAGGCCCTTCCCTGCTGGACGCTCTGGGAATGGGCATCGGTTTTACCCTGGCTCTGCTGCTGCTTGGCTCTGTCAGGGAAATTCTGGGTAACGGCACAATTTTCGGGATACTCTTGTTCGGTCCACGCTTTGAACCGGCTCTGATGATGATCCTGCCGCCAGGAGGATTCCTGACTATGGCTCTGTCACTCTGGCTGTTCAACCGGATCTCCCGGAAAAGCGAAGGGAGCGTCTGA